Genomic DNA from Elgaria multicarinata webbii isolate HBS135686 ecotype San Diego chromosome 2, rElgMul1.1.pri, whole genome shotgun sequence:
CTTCATGAATAAGTTCATGCAACTTCTGGAAGCCTATATACAAATACTATTCATGCAATCATGTTCAGACGAAAAATGTGAAGTGGCCCTAATATGCTACAGGAACCTAATCACACATTTGACTGACAAATGCTTATCTGCAGGAAAGTTAAGTctatacatttaaaacagaacTATTAAATAAACAGTGTTGATCAGTGTTGTGGGGTGGCCATTTTCTGTAATTTACTGCTACATTTTCCATTtctagaaaggaaaagaaaggtttttgttTCTAAACTCCATTAATTCAAAAGATTAATTAGAAACATTCATTAATGTATGGCTAGTATACCAGTcaaatttgttgttttaaaagttgtATGCTACTTTTTCCAGGTGATTGTCCCTAAGAAGCATGCATATATAATAACTATAGATGCATAATAGCTCATTGGACATGCTAAAATTAGTATGTTAAGTTTTCATTACCAtaattttctcttaaaatgtaAACAATGTTATGTTATTGAGTTaagtcttaaaatatttacacgtattccaataaaaattatTCAAAAAAGGCTTTGCATCCATTTGAATGTAACTTTAAAGTCACAGTAACAGTGTAAGCCTATGAATGTCTATTCATAAGTAACTCCTATAAGTCCAATGGAACTTCTTGCTAGGTAAGGACTGCAGTCATAAATTAAagactcattgaacacagtggaacttgattttgaataaacatgctaAGACTGCACTGAAAGGGCTTATGGGTTTTTTTCCCTAATCAAGTATTTCACTTCAAATCACTTCTGGGGaatgaaaaaaaatatctttgagAGATTTATGGAACATTTAAAATGCCATATCAGATGCTAATCAATATAGGATGTCAggaaaaattctggaaagttttctAATTCAAAATAGTCCAGAAAACAAATGTCACTAATCTTGACTTTTAGTGTCTTACCTGAAACAGCTCCTGGCTTACTGTCACACATAGATTCCAACCCACAGCAATAAGAAGAGTACTCCAAAACCCATAAAGAGTGAAGCCACCAGGGAGATGAGCAGTTCCTTGTAAATGTCCCGGGTATATTTGGTAGAAGTAACTTCATAGCTGAGATATTAATTAAAGCAGTAACCAGGAACAAAAAGTCCAGGCATTGCACATTGAAAAACTGATACTTTTATAAAACCCTTGGCATTTTCCCTCAATAGGATTGCCACCCTCTGTACTGCCCCTCTGTCATTAACAGCAGCCTGAGAAGCAGAAATTAAACAGGTGAAGTTTCTTGGTATATACAACGTTAAAAGCTTCTGCAGCTCAATTTCTGTGAGACATCAAGAACAAGAATTTATGGTAAGTATAAAATATCCATTTCTAAATAAAAGTACAAGTGCTCCTCTCAGTTGCTGGCAACCCAAACCCCCACATCCCTGTGGTCAACCAAAACACATCTGATGCTGGAGTCCCACGACTTTAATATGCTGCTCTTGGTAGGAAGAGGATACACGAAGAACCAAGCGGTGAAGAACATGCCGATGGCCAGGAGCACCACAGTGAGGTGTGGAAACACAGCCGGGTTCACCGGGCTGGTATATCTGCTCATCGTCTCAAGCTCCTAAATATGATGGGAAGAAGTAGAAAGAATGTATAagaacattttaattgttttaaagcagGCTTCCCTAACCTCCTACCCTGCAGACGTGttgttggaccacagctcccatcgTCCCCAACCAACAAGGGcggcagcacatctggagggcaccaatttggggaaggctgttttaaagagACCCCAGCGAGCGGCGAAGGGTGAACCAGAGCGCCCGTCCTCCAGTGACCGACCATTTGCGCCCGCAGACCATCCTCCGCAAGTTCTTTCGGGATGACTGGTCCCCCTCCCGGGCCGAACAGACCCACCACCAAGGGCGGCAGTGGGGAAAAGGAGCCCAAAGGCTGAGGCAATTGGGGTGCCGGTGCCGCCCCAGCCCTCCTCCTAGCCCCTCACCATGGCTGCGCTGCCTCCTGCTGCGGCTCTTCACGGCTGGCGGAAGGAAGGACACGTCTCTTCCTCCGACactcgctcctcctcctccgcctcctcctttcCGTCGCCGGAATTCCGCCGGCCGGCTTCCTCCCCCGCCAGACGCCGCTCTCTCAAAGCTTGCCGGGAACTGCAGTCTGTTTAGCCTTCTACCGCGGGGCAAAGCAGGGCAAAGCCGTGGTTGTGAACTACACCCCAgtgccgccccgccccgcctcctttTCTGCCTCCTCAGAGCGCGGGATTTGGAAGGCGCCAGAAGAGACGGGGCGGGAATTCTGCGGTCGCAGACGGAGGCAGGCTGAGCCGGTGTGCAGGCGCCCAGCGCGGAGAGCGGACGCGGACCGCAGGTGAGTCAAACGCCAACGGCCAAGAGAAGACGTGTTGGCGCGCGCCGGGGCAGTGGCGGGGAGGAGCGGACGAGGTGCGCCCGCGCGCGTGCGTGCGTGGTGTTTCGGCCCGCTTGGCGCCCACGCGAGGCCGAGG
This window encodes:
- the TMEM258 gene encoding transmembrane protein 258, coding for MELETMSRYTSPVNPAVFPHLTVVLLAIGMFFTAWFFVYEVTSTKYTRDIYKELLISLVASLFMGFGVLFLLLWVGIYV